The following proteins come from a genomic window of Streptococcus pneumoniae:
- the sczA gene encoding TetR/AcrR family transcriptional regulator SczA, which produces MTNIDRRISKTKKAIYQAFIQLLNAKGYEATTVQDIIDLADVGRSTFYCHYESKELLLDQLCRYLFHHLFEREQAISTEDYLAHLFLHFHKNQDHITSLLFSKNDYFLRQLQRELEHHVYSVLADNLKEAHPNLPTSYLQHLVMSNFIETLTWWLKKGQDFTDQEVVQFYLDLLIPKN; this is translated from the coding sequence ATGACTAACATTGACCGCCGTATCAGCAAAACCAAAAAAGCCATCTATCAAGCTTTTATACAACTTTTGAATGCTAAGGGCTACGAGGCCACTACTGTTCAGGATATCATTGATCTCGCAGATGTGGGACGATCCACCTTTTACTGTCACTATGAGAGTAAGGAGCTTCTTCTGGACCAGCTCTGCCGCTACCTCTTCCATCATCTTTTTGAAAGAGAGCAAGCCATTTCAACCGAGGACTACCTCGCCCACCTCTTTCTGCATTTTCATAAAAACCAAGACCATATCACCAGTCTGCTATTTTCCAAAAATGACTACTTCCTCCGTCAACTCCAGAGAGAGCTTGAGCACCACGTCTATTCCGTGCTAGCTGATAATTTAAAAGAAGCCCACCCTAATCTGCCTACTTCTTACCTCCAACACTTGGTCATGTCCAACTTTATCGAGACATTGACCTGGTGGCTCAAAAAAGGTCAAGATTTCACAGACCAGGAAGTTGTCCAATTTTATCTAGACCTTCTCATTCCTAAAAATTGA
- the czcD gene encoding cation diffusion facilitator family transporter CzcD: MKAKYAVWVAFFLNLTYAIVEFIAGGIFGSSAVLADSVHDLGDAIAIGISAFLETISNREEDNQYTLGYKRFSLLGALVTAVILVTGSVLVILENVTKILHPQPVNDEGILWLGIIAITINLLASLVVGKGKTKNESILSLHFLEDTLGWVAVILMAIVLRFTDWYILDPLLSLVISFFILSKALPRFWSTLKIFLDAVPEGLDIKQVKSGLERLDNVVSLNQLNLWTMDALEKNAIVHVCLKEMEHMETCKESIRNFLKDCGFQNITIEIDADLETHQTHKRKVCDLERSYEHQH, encoded by the coding sequence ATGAAGGCAAAATATGCTGTTTGGGTGGCTTTTTTCTTAAATTTGACTTATGCCATTGTTGAGTTTATTGCAGGTGGAATATTTGGTTCTAGCGCTGTTCTTGCTGACTCTGTGCATGACTTGGGAGATGCGATTGCAATTGGAATATCAGCTTTTTTAGAAACAATCTCCAATCGTGAAGAAGACAATCAGTACACCTTGGGCTATAAGCGGTTTAGCCTGCTAGGAGCCTTGGTAACAGCTGTGATTCTCGTAACGGGCTCTGTTCTAGTCATTTTGGAAAATGTCACGAAGATTTTGCATCCGCAACCAGTCAATGATGAGGGGATTCTCTGGTTAGGAATTATTGCGATTACTATCAATCTGTTAGCGAGTCTGGTGGTTGGTAAGGGAAAGACAAAGAATGAGTCTATTCTGAGTCTGCATTTTCTGGAAGATACGCTAGGGTGGGTAGCTGTTATCCTGATGGCGATTGTTCTTCGATTTACGGACTGGTATATCCTAGATCCTCTTTTGTCCCTTGTCATTTCTTTCTTTATTCTTTCAAAAGCCCTTCCACGTTTTTGGTCTACACTCAAGATTTTCTTGGATGCTGTGCCAGAAGGTCTTGATATCAAGCAAGTAAAGAGTGGCCTGGAGCGATTGGACAATGTGGTCAGCCTTAATCAGCTTAATCTCTGGACTATGGATGCTTTGGAAAAAAATGCCATTGTCCATGTTTGTCTAAAAGAAATGGAACATATGGAAACTTGTAAAGAGTCTATTCGAAATTTCCTAAAAGATTGTGGTTTTCAAAATATTACCATTGAAATTGATGCTGACCTAGAAACTCACCAAACCCATAAGCGAAAGGTGTGTGACTTGGAACGGAGTTATGAGCATCAACATTAG
- the nmlR gene encoding stress response transcriptional regulator NmlR, with amino-acid sequence MNIKSASDLLGISADTIRYYERVGLVPPITRTATGIRDFQDQDIEALEFIKCFRSAGVSVDSLVDYMSLYQKGDETREERLGILEEEKQKLEERLSQLQTALNRLNLKIKLYKEGKF; translated from the coding sequence GTGAATATTAAATCTGCCAGTGATTTGTTGGGAATTTCAGCGGATACGATTCGGTATTATGAACGGGTTGGTCTTGTGCCACCGATTACTCGTACTGCTACTGGGATTCGTGATTTTCAAGATCAGGATATCGAAGCGCTGGAATTTATTAAGTGTTTTCGTTCGGCGGGTGTCTCTGTAGATAGTTTAGTTGACTATATGTCGCTCTACCAAAAGGGAGATGAAACGAGAGAGGAGAGGCTTGGTATTTTAGAAGAGGAAAAGCAAAAATTAGAGGAGCGCTTGTCTCAGCTACAGACAGCTTTAAATCGTTTAAATCTCAAAATTAAACTTTATAAGGAAGGAAAATTTTAA
- a CDS encoding zinc-binding dehydrogenase has protein sequence MKSAVYTKAGQVGLASIERPQIIEADDVIIRVVRSCVCGSDLWRYRNPETKAGHKNSGHEAIGIVEEAGEAITTVKPGDFVIVPFTHGCGECDACLAGFDGSCDNHIGNNLGGDFQAEYIRFHYANWALVKIPGQPSDYTEGMLKSLLTLADVMPTGYHAARVANVQKGDKVVVIGDGAVGQCAVIAAKMRGASQIILMSRHEDRQKMAMESGATAVVAERGQEGITKVREILGGGADAALECVGTEAAIEQALGVLHNGGRMGFVGVPHYNNRALGSTFMQNISVAGGAASATTYDKQFLLKAVLDGDINPGRVFTSSYKLEDIDQAYKDMDERKTIKSMIVIE, from the coding sequence ATGAAATCAGCAGTATATACAAAGGCAGGTCAGGTTGGACTTGCTAGCATTGAACGTCCGCAAATAATAGAAGCGGATGATGTGATTATTCGTGTGGTTCGTTCGTGCGTTTGTGGTTCAGATTTATGGAGGTACCGTAATCCAGAAACGAAAGCTGGACACAAAAATAGTGGACACGAAGCGATTGGGATTGTTGAAGAAGCTGGGGAAGCCATTACGACGGTGAAACCAGGTGATTTTGTGATTGTCCCTTTTACACATGGATGTGGTGAGTGTGATGCCTGTCTTGCTGGATTTGACGGTTCTTGCGACAATCATATTGGCAATAATTTGGGGGGTGATTTTCAGGCAGAATATATTCGCTTCCACTATGCAAACTGGGCGCTGGTTAAAATCCCTGGTCAACCTTCTGACTATACAGAAGGGATGCTCAAGTCCCTTTTGACTCTTGCAGATGTCATGCCGACAGGCTATCATGCGGCGCGTGTTGCAAATGTTCAAAAAGGGGACAAGGTTGTTGTTATCGGTGATGGGGCTGTTGGTCAATGTGCTGTCATCGCGGCTAAGATGCGTGGAGCATCACAAATTATCCTTATGAGCCGTCATGAAGACCGTCAAAAGATGGCTATGGAGTCAGGTGCGACAGCTGTTGTTGCAGAACGTGGTCAAGAAGGAATTACCAAGGTGCGTGAAATCCTCGGTGGAGGAGCAGATGCAGCACTTGAATGTGTTGGTACGGAGGCTGCTATAGAACAGGCGCTAGGTGTTCTTCATAATGGAGGGCGTATGGGCTTTGTAGGAGTCCCACACTATAATAATCGTGCTCTTGGTTCGACATTTATGCAAAATATCTCTGTAGCAGGTGGGGCAGCTTCTGCTACAACATACGATAAGCAATTTTTACTAAAAGCCGTCCTTGATGGTGATATCAATCCAGGTCGCGTCTTTACTTCAAGTTATAAACTGGAAGATATCGACCAAGCCTACAAAGATATGGATGAACGTAAGACCATTAAGTCTATGATTGTAATCGAATAA
- the galR gene encoding DNA-binding transcriptional regulator GalR: MATLKDIAQLASVSIATVSRVLNRDQSLSVTEETRHRILTVAEELGYTKHLKTGESHKPKQKIAIIQWVSEQGELDDLYYYQIRLGIEKRAQELDYDILRYFNDHPFTLSEEVIGILCIGKFSRAQISAFEEYQKPLVFLDSDTLSLGHTCIITDFYTAMKQVVDYFLSQGMDRIGILTGLEETTDQEEIIQDKRLENFKNYSQARGIYHDELVFQGRFTAQSGYDLMKEAIQSLGDQLPPAFFAASDSLAIGALRALQEAGISLPDRVSLISFNDTSLTKQVYPPLSSITVYTEEMGRAGMDILNKEVLHGRKIPSLTMLGTRLTLRESTLNQE; the protein is encoded by the coding sequence ATGGCTACCTTAAAAGACATTGCACAGCTAGCCTCTGTCTCTATCGCGACCGTATCCCGCGTCCTCAATCGCGACCAGAGCCTATCTGTTACAGAAGAAACCAGACACCGTATTTTAACCGTTGCTGAAGAGCTGGGCTACACCAAGCACCTCAAGACAGGCGAGTCCCACAAACCCAAGCAAAAGATTGCCATTATCCAATGGGTCAGCGAACAAGGGGAGCTAGACGACCTCTACTACTACCAGATTCGCCTAGGAATAGAAAAAAGAGCCCAAGAGTTGGACTACGATATCTTGCGCTATTTTAATGACCACCCTTTTACCCTAAGCGAGGAAGTGATTGGGATTCTCTGCATCGGAAAGTTTAGTCGAGCTCAGATTTCTGCCTTTGAAGAATACCAAAAGCCTCTTGTATTTCTAGACAGCGATACACTTTCCCTGGGACATACCTGTATTATCACGGATTTTTACACTGCTATGAAACAGGTTGTCGATTATTTCCTCAGTCAAGGGATGGACCGCATCGGGATTCTAACAGGGCTTGAGGAAACAACAGACCAAGAAGAAATCATTCAGGACAAGCGTCTAGAAAACTTCAAAAACTACAGTCAAGCGAGGGGAATCTATCATGATGAACTGGTCTTTCAAGGAAGATTTACTGCCCAGTCTGGCTATGACTTAATGAAGGAGGCCATTCAGAGCTTGGGAGACCAACTTCCGCCAGCATTTTTCGCAGCCAGCGATAGTTTAGCTATCGGTGCCCTCCGTGCCCTCCAAGAAGCTGGAATCAGCCTGCCAGATCGCGTCAGCCTCATTTCATTCAACGACACCAGTCTGACCAAACAGGTCTATCCTCCCCTCTCTAGTATTACAGTTTATACTGAAGAAATGGGGCGAGCAGGTATGGATATTCTTAACAAGGAAGTCCTCCACGGTCGGAAAATCCCTAGCCTGACCATGCTGGGAACCAGACTGACATTAAGAGAAAGTACCCTAAATCAAGAATAG
- a CDS encoding galactokinase, producing MAQHLTTEVLRKDFLAVFGQEADQTFFSPGRINLIGEHTDYNGGHVFPAAISLGTYGAARKRDDQVLRFYSANFEDKGIIEVPLADLKFEKEHNWTNYPKGVLHFLQEAGHVIDKGFDFYVYGNIPNGAGLSSSASLELLTGVVAEHLFDLKLERLDLVKIGKQTENNFIGVNSGIMDQFAIGMGADQRAIYLDTNTLEYDLVPLDLKDNVVVIMNTNKRRELADSKYNERRAECEKAVEELQVALDIQTLGELDEWAVDQYSYLIKDENRLKRARHAVLENQRTLKAQAALQAGDLETFGRLMNASHVSLERDYEVTGLELDTLVHTAWAQEGVLGARMTGAGFGGCAIALVQKDTVEAFKEAVGKHYEEVVGYAPSFYIAEVAGGTRVLD from the coding sequence ATGGCACAACATCTTACTACTGAAGTCCTTCGCAAAGACTTTCTTGCTGTTTTTGGTCAAGAAGCAGACCAAACCTTCTTTTCACCAGGCCGCATTAATTTGATTGGTGAACACACAGACTACAACGGTGGGCACGTTTTTCCTGCTGCTATTTCCTTGGGAACTTACGGTGCAGCTCGTAAGCGTGACGACCAAGTCTTGCGTTTCTACTCAGCTAACTTTGAGGACAAGGGCATTATCGAAGTGCCTCTCGCTGACCTCAAGTTTGAAAAAGAGCACAACTGGACCAATTATCCAAAAGGTGTCCTTCATTTCTTGCAAGAAGCTGGGCACGTGATTGACAAAGGTTTTGATTTTTATGTTTATGGGAATATCCCAAATGGTGCTGGTTTGTCTTCTTCAGCATCCTTGGAGCTCTTGACAGGAGTCGTGGCAGAGCATCTCTTTGATTTAAAACTAGAGCGTCTCGATTTGGTTAAAATCGGAAAACAAACAGAAAATAACTTTATCGGAGTAAATTCTGGCATTATGGACCAATTTGCTATTGGTATGGGGGCTGACCAACGTGCTATTTACTTAGATACCAATACTTTAGAATACGACTTGGTGCCACTTGATTTGAAGGACAATGTCGTTGTTATCATGAACACCAACAAACGCCGTGAATTGGCGGACTCTAAATACAATGAACGTCGTGCTGAGTGTGAAAAAGCAGTGGAAGAATTGCAAGTTGCCTTGGATATTCAGACCCTGGGTGAATTGGACGAGTGGGCCGTTGACCAATATAGCTATCTGATTAAAGATGAAAATCGTTTGAAACGTGCTCGCCATGCTGTGCTTGAAAACCAACGTACCCTTAAAGCTCAAGCAGCCCTTCAAGCAGGTGATTTGGAAACATTTGGTCGTTTGATGAATGCGTCACACGTTTCTCTGGAGCGTGATTATGAAGTAACTGGTTTGGAATTGGATACTCTTGTTCACACAGCTTGGGCACAAGAAGGAGTTCTCGGTGCTCGTATGACAGGGGCTGGTTTTGGTGGCTGTGCCATTGCCTTGGTTCAAAAAGATACTGTTGAGGCCTTTAAGGAAGCTGTAGGCAAACACTACGAGGAAGTAGTTGGATACGCTCCAAGCTTCTATATCGCTGAAGTTGCAGGTGGCACTCGCGTCCTTGACTAG
- a CDS encoding UDP-glucose--hexose-1-phosphate uridylyltransferase: MTLVDKFVTHVISESSFEEMDRIYLTNRVLARVGEGVLEVETNLDKLIDLKDQLVEEAVRLETIEDSQTAREILGTELMDLVTPCPSQVNRDFWEAYAYSPEQAIEDFYQLSQKNDYIKLKAIAKNIAYRVPSDYGELEITINLSKPEKDPKEIAAAKLVQASNYPQCQLCLENEGYHGRVNHPARSNHRIIRFEMVGQEWGFQYSPYAYFNEHCIFLDGQHRPMAISRQSFERLLAIVEQFPGYFAGSNADLPIVGGSILTHDHYQGGRHVFPMELAPLQKTFRFAGFEQVKAGIIKWPMSVLRLTSDSKEDLINLAYKIFQEWRQYSDSSVQILAETDGTPHHTITPIARKRDGQFELDLVLRDNQTSAEHPDGIYHPHKDVQHIKKENIGLIEVMGLAILPPRLKEEVEQVASYLVGEAVTVADYHQEWADQLKSQHPDLTDKEKALAIVKDSVGAIFARVLEDAGVYKQTEQGQTAFMRFVEHVGILLD; this comes from the coding sequence GTGACCTTAGTAGATAAATTTGTAACACATGTCATTTCTGAAAGTTCATTTGAGGAAATGGATCGAATCTACCTGACCAATCGTGTTTTGGCACGAGTGGGAGAAGGTGTTTTGGAAGTTGAGACCAATCTGGATAAATTGATTGACCTCAAGGACCAGCTAGTTGAGGAAGCCGTTCGATTAGAGACGATTGAGGATAGTCAGACTGCGCGTGAAATCCTTGGTACTGAATTGATGGACTTGGTGACTCCTTGTCCGAGTCAGGTCAATCGTGACTTCTGGGAAGCCTATGCCTACTCTCCTGAGCAAGCGATAGAGGATTTTTATCAACTCAGTCAGAAAAATGACTACATCAAACTCAAGGCCATTGCTAAAAATATCGCTTATCGTGTTCCATCTGATTATGGAGAACTTGAAATTACCATCAATCTCTCTAAGCCTGAAAAGGATCCGAAAGAGATTGCGGCAGCCAAGTTGGTGCAAGCTAGTAATTATCCTCAGTGTCAACTTTGTTTAGAGAATGAGGGTTACCATGGTCGGGTCAACCACCCAGCTCGCAGCAACCACCGGATTATCCGTTTTGAAATGGTTGGTCAGGAATGGGGTTTCCAGTATTCGCCCTATGCTTACTTTAATGAGCATTGTATCTTTTTAGATGGCCAGCATCGTCCCATGGCCATTAGTCGTCAGAGTTTTGAACGTCTGTTGGCTATCGTAGAGCAGTTTCCAGGATATTTTGCTGGATCTAATGCCGACCTGCCGATTGTGGGGGGCTCTATTCTAACTCATGATCATTATCAGGGAGGCCGTCACGTATTTCCTATGGAATTGGCTCCCTTGCAAAAGACCTTCCGATTTGCTGGTTTTGAGCAGGTCAAGGCTGGAATTATCAAGTGGCCAATGTCTGTCCTACGCTTGACTTCGGATTCCAAAGAGGATTTGATTAACTTAGCTTATAAGATTTTCCAGGAATGGCGTCAGTATTCAGATTCTAGTGTGCAGATTTTAGCAGAGACAGACGGGACACCGCATCACACCATCACACCAATAGCGCGTAAGCGTGATGGACAGTTTGAGTTGGACTTGGTCTTGCGAGACAATCAGACTTCAGCAGAGCATCCTGATGGCATCTATCATCCCCACAAGGATGTCCAACATATCAAGAAGGAAAATATCGGCTTGATTGAGGTCATGGGCTTGGCAATCTTGCCACCACGTCTGAAAGAAGAAGTAGAGCAAGTCGCTAGCTATCTTGTAGGAGAAGCTGTTACAGTTGCCGATTATCATCAGGAGTGGGCAGACCAACTCAAATCCCAACATCCAGACCTAACGGATAAAGAAAAAGCCCTTGCAATCGTCAAGGACTCTGTGGGTGCTATCTTTGCGCGTGTACTTGAGGATGCAGGAGTCTACAAGCAGACAGAACAAGGGCAGACAGCCTTTATGCGCTTTGTGGAACATGTCGGAATTTTACTAGACTAG
- a CDS encoding PaaI family thioesterase: MKDFHFDAISAFENYEIEKMRDGHVVVTTKVVNSSLNYYGNAHGGYLFTLCDQISGLVVISLGLDGVTLQSSINYLKAGKLDDVLTIKGECVHQGRTTCVMDVDITNQEGRNVCKATFTMFVTGQRSEERRVRI; this comes from the coding sequence ATGAAAGACTTTCATTTTGACGCTATATCTGCCTTTGAAAATTACGAAATTGAAAAAATGAGAGATGGTCACGTTGTGGTGACGACCAAAGTAGTGAACTCGTCGCTCAACTACTATGGCAATGCCCATGGTGGCTATCTATTCACACTATGTGACCAAATCAGTGGTTTGGTGGTTATCTCGCTGGGACTTGATGGGGTGACACTCCAATCCTCTATCAACTACCTTAAGGCAGGAAAACTCGACGATGTATTGACCATTAAAGGAGAATGTGTCCATCAAGGTCGTACAACCTGTGTGATGGATGTGGATATCACCAATCAAGAGGGCAGAAATGTCTGCAAAGCAACCTTTACTATGTTTGTCACAGGCCAAAGGTCTGAGGAAAGACGGGTAAGGATATAA
- a CDS encoding DNA adenine methylase: MKIKEIKKVTLQPFTKWTGGKRQLLPVIRELMPKTYNRYFEPFVGGGALFFDLAPKDAVINDFNAELINCYQQIKDNPQELIEILKVHQEYNSKEYYLDLRSADRDERIDMMSEVQRAARILYMLRVNFNGLYRVNSKNQFNVPYGRYKNPKIVDEELISAISVYLNNNQLEIKVGDFEKAIVDVRTGDFVYFDPPYIPLSETSAFTSYTHEGFSFADQVRLRDAFKRLSDTGAYVMLSNSSSALVEELYKDFNIHYVEATRTNGAKSSSRGKISEIIVTNYEK, translated from the coding sequence ATGAAGATAAAAGAAATAAAGAAAGTTACTTTACAACCGTTCACGAAATGGACAGGTGGTAAAAGACAATTATTGCCTGTTATTAGAGAATTAATGCCTAAAACCTATAACAGGTATTTCGAACCTTTTGTTGGAGGTGGAGCTTTATTTTTTGATTTGGCTCCTAAAGATGCAGTTATTAATGATTTTAACGCTGAACTAATAAATTGCTATCAACAAATTAAGGACAATCCTCAAGAATTGATTGAAATTTTGAAAGTTCATCAGGAATATAATTCAAAAGAATATTATTTAGATTTACGTTCTGCAGATCGTGATGAAAGAATAGATATGATGTCCGAAGTACAAAGAGCTGCACGTATTCTATATATGTTGAGAGTGAACTTTAATGGTCTATATCGTGTGAATTCTAAGAACCAATTTAATGTTCCATATGGACGTTATAAGAATCCTAAAATTGTTGATGAGGAATTGATATCTGCTATTTCAGTTTATCTAAATAACAATCAACTAGAAATTAAAGTGGGAGATTTTGAAAAGGCAATTGTAGATGTTCGAACAGGAGATTTTGTGTATTTTGACCCTCCATATATTCCATTGTCTGAGACGAGTGCATTTACGTCTTATACTCATGAGGGATTCTCTTTTGCAGATCAAGTAAGATTAAGAGATGCCTTTAAGAGATTGAGTGATACAGGAGCTTATGTTATGTTATCAAATTCTTCTAGTGCTTTAGTAGAGGAGTTGTATAAGGATTTTAATATACATTATGTTGAAGCTACCCGAACTAATGGAGCAAAATCTTCAAGTCGAGGAAAAATTTCTGAAATTATAGTCACAAATTATGAAAAATAA